Proteins from one Ipomoea triloba cultivar NCNSP0323 chromosome 1, ASM357664v1 genomic window:
- the LOC116009825 gene encoding pectin acetylesterase 8-like, translating into MDSMARIAAAAAVLLVITPLDAQPTTFTNVSITWMNDSVSKAKGAVCLDGSPPAYYFDKGQGNGTDNWLIYLEGGGWCVNHTDCKVRADQGLGSSTRRLRNTSFYGIISKNSTENPEFHNWNKIYVVYCDGSSYTGDMDAVDTSYNLTYRGARVFKAIMEDLLARGMDRAKNVWYFTMV; encoded by the exons ATGGATTCAATGGCAAGAATAGCCGCCGCAGCAGCGGTTTTGTTGGTCATCACTCCCCTGGACGCTCAACCCACCACCTTCACTAATGTTTCAATTACATGGATGAATGACTCCGTGTCCAAAGCCAAAGGAGCAG TTTGCTTGGATGGCTCTCCACCTGCCTATTATTTTGACAAGGGCCAAGGGAATGGAACTGATAACTGGCTCATATACTTAGAA GGTGGTGGCTGGTGTGTGAACCACACCGACTGTAAAGTGCGTGCTGATCAAGGTCTTGGCTCTTCTACTCGTAGGTTGAGAAATACGTCATTTTATGGCATTATTTCCAAAAACTCAACAGAAAATCCTg AATTCCATAATTGGAATAAGATTTATGTTGTTTACTGTGATGGATCTTCGTATACCGGAGATATGGATGCGGTTGACACT agtTATAATCTTACTTATAGAGGGGCACGGGTCTTCAAAGCCATTATGGAAGACCTACTAGCGAGGGGGATGGACCGTGCCAAAAATGTATGGTATTTCACTatggtttag